DNA sequence from the Arthrobacter jinronghuae genome:
CGGGTCAGTTTCTCGGTGGCGCCCAGCGGCCGGCTGGCCATGCATGCCCACCGCTCAGATGAACTCATTCCGGTCGAAGCCATGCCCCTGGCCTCCGAGTCCATCAACGCACTGCGGCTGTGGGAGACGGATTTCACCGGCATTGACCGTGTGGAGGTAGCCGCTCCGGCCGCCGGCGGACAGCCCCTGGTCCTCCTGATCCCCGCGGCGGGAACCCACCCGCGGATCCCCGCGCGGATTGCCGGCAACCTGCCCGACGGCGTGTCCGTGGCCGCCTGGAACCCGGAGAGCCACGAACTCACCCGGCTGAAGGGACGCACCTGGGTGCAGGAAACGGTGCTGGGCCACGACTACCGGGTCACCGGGGCAGGGTTCTGGCAGATCCACCGTTCCGCGCCGCAGACGCTGGCGGCGGCCGTGCTTGATGGCCTTCAGGTGCAGTCCGGGGAATCCGTGGCCGACCTTTATGCCGGTGCCGGACTGTTCACCGCTCCGCTGGCGGCGGCTGCAGGGGAATCCGGCCGGGTGCTCTCGGTCGAAGGATCCCCGGGTGCCAGCCGTGACGCCCGAAAGAACCTCTTCGCCGCGCCCCAGGTGCAGATCAGCCAGGGCCGGGTGGACAAGATGCTCCAGGATGCGGGGGACCTCGACGTCGTGCTCCTGGACCCGCCGCGCGTCGGAGCCGGGAAAGCGGTGGTGCAGCAGATCGACGCCGCCGCGCCCCGGGTGGTCGGCTACGTGTCCTGCGACCCGGCGTCGTTCTCCCGTGACCTGGGCTATTTCCGGGCCGCCGGCTGGGAAATGGACAGCCTGCGGGTGTTCGACCTGTACCCGCATACCCACCACATGGAGTCCTTCGCCGTCCTGCGCAAGCGCTAGCGGTTCCGTCGCCGGCGCCGGAAAAGCCGTCGGCGACGCCGGTCACGACGCGTCGTGGCCCATATCTCCTCCGGGCGCCCCTGTAAAGGCTAGGATGGGATGCAGTTGTCCAGTACTGCGCCTTTATGGGGGAGTTCTCCGGTAGTTTCGACTTTCGGGGGAGTCGTTGCCCAGGCAGGGGGCCTGTGTCGGCAGGAAATGAACCACCGGTTTCCATGCCGCCCCCTTTGCCCGACTTTTTAGGGAAACCTAACTGGCGGGCAGTTGTGACCTGGACAAAGATAACAAGGTGGCGAGAGGAGTCCTGTTATGACTAATGTGGACAGCTTCGGATCCAAGGGCGTCTTAGACGTCAAAGGTTCCGAGTATGAAATTTTCCGGCTGAATTCCGTCGAAGGCGCCCAGAGCCTTCCGTTCAGCCTCAAGGTCCTGCTGGAGAACCTGCTCCGCACCGAAGACGGTGCAAACATCACGGCAGACCATGTACGTGCCCTGGCGCAGTGGGACGCAGACGCAGAGCCCAGCACCGAAATCCAGTTCACCCCTGCCCGGGTGATCATGCAGGACTTCACCGGCGTACCCTGCATCGTTGACCTGGCTACCATGCGCGAGGCAGTTGCCGATCTCGGCGGCGACCCCAAGCGTGTGAACCCGCTGGCACCTGCCGAAATGGTCATTGACCACTCCGTGCAGATCGATGCCTTCGGCAACTCCGGCGCCCTCGAGCGCAACATGGAGATCGAATACCAGCGCAACGGCGAGCGGTACCAGTTCCTCCGCTGGGGCCAGACGGCGTTCGATGACTTCAAGGTCGTTCCCCCGGGAATGGGCATTGTGCACCAGGTCAACATCGAATACCTGGCCCGCACGGTTATGACCCGCGAAGTTGACGGCGTCCTGCGTGCCTACCCCGACACCTGCGTCGGCACCGACTCCCACACCACCATGGTCAACGGCCTGGGCGTGCTCGGCTGGGGCGTTGGCGGCATTGAAGCCGAAGCAGCAATGCTCGGCCAGCCCGTCTCCATGCTGATCCCGCGCGTCGTCGGTTTCAAGCTGACCGGCGAGATCCCCGCCGGCGCAACGGCCACCGACGTCGTCCTGACGATCACCGAAATGCTGCGCAAGCACGGTGTGGTCGGCAAGTTCGTAGAGTTCTACGGCGAAGGTGTTGGCGCTGTTCCGCTCGCCAACCGTGCCACCATCGGCAACATGAGCCCCGAATTCGGTTCCACTGCGGCGATCTTCCCGATCGACGACGTGACGCTGGAATACCTGCGCCTCACCGGCCGGTCCGAGGAGAACGTAGCCCTCGTTGAGGCCTACGCCAAGGAACAGGGCCTCTGGCACGACCCGTCCAAGGAAATCAAGTACTCCGAGTACCTGGAACTGGACCTGTCCACCGTGGTTTCCTCCATCGCCGGCCCGAAGCGTCCGCAGGACCGCGTGGAACTGACCAACGCCAAGACGCAGTTCCGCAACGACCTCAAGAACTACGTCCACGAGACCGTAGAGGCCGAGAACGGCACCGTCGACGAGACGCTGGAAGAGACCTTCCCGGCTTCCGACGCACCCTCGTTCAACGCCAACGCCACGACCGTCGAAGACCACGACCACGACCTGGTTGCCGAGGCGGATGCTCCCGCCGAGCGTGCCACCAACTCCGTGCCGGTCACCATGGCCGACGGCCGCAGCTTCGAGCTGGACCACGGTGCAGTAACGATCGCCTCGATCACCTCCTGCACCAACACGTCCAACCCCTCCGTGATGATGGCCGCCGCCGTGCTGGCCCGCAACGCGGTGGACAAGGGCCTGGCGTCCAAGCCGTGGGTCAAGACCTCCGTGGCCCCGGGCTCGAAGGTTGTCACCGACTACTACGAGAAGTCCGGCCTGATCCCGTACCTCGAGAAGCTCGGCTTCTTCGTGGTCGGTTACGGCTGCGCCACCTGCATCGGCAACTCCGGTCCCCTCGAAGAGGAAATCTCCGAGGCGATCAACGAAGCCGACCTGGCGGTCACCGCAGTGCTTTCGGGCAACCGCAACTTCGAAGGCCGCATCAACCCGGACGTGAAGATGAACTACCTGGCCTCACCGCCGCTGGTAGTCGCCTACGCCCTGGCCGGCACCATGGACTTCGACTTCGAGAATGACCCGCTGGGGCAGGACGAAGCCGGCAACGACATCTTCCTGAAGGACATCTGGCCGAACCCGGTCGAGGTCCAGCAGATCATCGATGCCTCCATCGACCAGAAGATGTTCAGCGACAGCTACAACACCATCTTCGAAGGCGACGAGCGCTGGAAGTCCCTGCCCACTCCCGAAGGTGCAACCTTCGAGTGGGATGCGGAGTCCACGTACGTCCGGAAGCCCCCGTACTTCGAGGGCATGAAGGCTGAGCCGGAGCCCGTCTCCGACATTGAGGGCGCACGCGTCCTGCTGAAGCTGGGCGATTCGGTCACCACCGACCACATCTCCCCGGCCGGTTCCTTCAAGTCCGACACCCCGGCAGGCAAGTACCTGCTGGAGCACGGTGTGGCCCGCAAGGACTTCAACTCCTACGGCTCGCGCCGTGGCAACCACGAAGTCATGATCCGCGGCACCTTCGCCAACATCCGCATCAAGAACCAGCTGCTCGACGGCGTTGAAGGCGGTTTCACCCGTGACTTCAGCCAGGCCGACGCACCGCAGGCTGCCGTTTACGATGCCGCGATGAACTACCAGGCCGCCGGCACTCCGCTGGTTGTCCTGGCCGGCAAGGAATACGGCTCCGGTTCCTCACGTGACTGGGCCGCCAAGGGCACTGCGCTGCTGGGCGTGAAGGCAGTTGTTGCCGAGAGCTACGAGCGTATCCACCGCTCCAACCTCATCGGCATGGGCGTCCTTCCGCTGCAGTACCCGGCCGGCGTCAATGCCGAGTCCCTGGGCCTGACCGGTACGGAAACCTTCTCTGTTGAAGGCGTCACCGAACTGAACAACGGGACCACGCCCAAGACCGTCAAGGTCACGGCCACCCCCGAAAACGGCGAAGCCATCACGTTCGACGCGGTCCTCCGCATCGATACCCCGGGTGAAGCCGACTACTACCGCAACGGCGGCATCCTGCAGTACGTACTGCGTCAGATCTCCGCTAAGTAGCAGTAAACGCACCACGTTCAGGGCCCCGTTTCCCCGATCCGTCCAGAGGGCGGAGAAGGGGAAACGGGGCCCTGAAGCGTTGGGTAGGAACCGCGGAGCGCACGCCGCGCGTTAGAGTTAATCCATTGCGACGGCGTGCAGTGCCGCCGATACGACTCAAGGGAGGCACCCCTGTTGGGACTTCTGGAAACAATCCGGGATCCTCGGGACCTCAGCAGGCTTTCGCTGACACAGCTGAAGCGGCTTGCTGAAGAGATCCGTTCATTTCTGATCACGAACGTCGCGCAGACCGGCGGGCACCTCGGCCCGAACCTGGGCGTGGTGGAACTGACCATGGGCATCCACCGGGTCTTTGATTCCCCGCGGGACAGCATTGTCTTCGACACCGGGCACCAGTCCTACGTGCACAAGATCCTCACCGGCCGCCAGGACTTCGCCACACTGCGCCAGCAGGGCGGCATGTCCGGTTATCCCTCGCGTGCCGAGTCGGTCCACGACATCGTGGAAAGCTCCCACGCCTCCTCCTCGCTCTCCTGGGCGGACGGCATCTCCCGTGCCCGGCAGCTCAGCGGCGAAGGCGACCGCTACACCGTGGTCATGGTGGGCGACGGCGCCCTGACCGGCGGCATGGCCTGGGAAGCCCTGAACAACATAGCCGCGGACCAGCGCCGCCGTGTAGTGATTGTGGTCAATGACAACGGCCGCTCCTACGCCCCGACCATCGGCGGCCTCGCCGACTACCTGGCGTCCCTGCGGCCCACCATCGACGCGGTGCGCACGCACCACGCCTATGAGAACACCCTCGGCTGGTGGCGCGACCGCCTGCAGAAGGGCGGTCCTGCAGGTCGGTTCGCCTACCGCAGCCTGCACGCCGCTAAGAAGGGCATCAAGGACTGGTGGACTCCGCAGGGCCTCTTCGAGGACCTCGGCATGAAGTATGTGGGACCCATCGACGGCCACGACCTTGACGCCGTCGAACGCGCCCTGCACAAGGCCAAGAACTACGCCGGTCCGGTCATTGTGCACGCCATGACCGAGAAGGGCCGCGGCTACGCTCCGGCCCGCGCCCACGAGGCGGACCAGTTCCACGCGGTCGGGATCATTGACCCGGAAACGGGTGCCCCCGTGGAGCCGGGCAGCAAGGAGTCCTGGACGTCCGTATTCGCCACGGAGATCGCCGAGATTGCGGACGAACGCACCGATATCGTCGGAATCACCGGTGCCATGCTTATCCCGGTGGGCCTTCACCGTTTTGCCGAGCGGCATCCGGACCGGGTGTTCGACGTCGGCATCGCCGAACAGCACGCCCTCACCTCTGCCGCAGGCATGGCCTTCGGCGGCCTGCACCCGGTGGTGGCGCTGTACGCGACCTTCCTGAACCGTGCGTTCGACCAGCTGCTGATGGACGTCGCCCTGCACAAGGCCGGCGTGACCATCGTCCTGGACCGGGCCGGCGTCACGGGCCCGGACGGCGCCAGCCACCATGGCATGTGGGACATGTCCATGCTGCAGATTGTCCCCGGGCTGCACCTGGCTGCGCCGCGCGACGCCACCCGGCTGAAGGAGGAGCTGCGCGAAGCCGTGGCCATCTCCGATGCCCCCAGCGTGGTGCGCTTCTCCAAGGGCACCGTGGGAAGCGATATCGATGCCGTGGAGCGGACCTCCGACGGCGTGGACATCCTGGCCCGGCGCCCCACCGGGGACAGCTCCAATGACGTCCTGATCGTCAGCGTGGGCGCCATGGCGGATATGGCCCTGGACGTCGCCGACCGGCTCGGCGCGCAGGGCATCAGTTCCACCGTCGTGGATCCGCGCTGGGTGCTGCCCGTGCCGCGGTCCATCATCCGCATTGCCGCCGACCACCGGATTGTCATTGTGATCGAAGATGGCGTCCGGGCCGGCGGGGTGGGCTCGCGGATCCGGCAGGAAATGCGGGCCGCGGGCGTGGACACCGCATTGAACGAGGTCGGGCTGCCGGCCGAGTTCCTGGACCACGGCAGCCGCAGCGAGGTGCTGGAGCGGGTCGGGCTGACCGCCCGGCAGATTGCCAACGACGTCGTCGCCCAGGTCCTCGGCACGAAGGTGCCGTTTGCCCGGCCGCTGCCCGGCTCCGAAATGCCGACGGGGCAGGTACCGAAGATCCAGTAGCCGCGCAGGGTCCGGGCGGCCGGACGACTCTCTGAAGGGGTGTAAGCCATGGCGGATAATGTTCCTGCCCTCGCCGTTACAGGAGCCACCGGTGCCCTGGGCGGAGCGGTTGCCCGGATGCTGGCCGAGGCCGGGGTCCGGCAGCGGCTGCTCGCGCGGCACACCGCCCGGCTGCCTGAGCTGCCGAATACCCCCGTTTTCGCGGCGTCCTACCTGGACCGGCCGCAGGCGGTCAGTGCCCTGCGCGGCGTGCACACCCTGTTCATGGTGTCGGCCGCGGAGAGCCCGCACCGGGTGGAGGACCACTGCACCTTTGTGGACGCGGCCGTCGATGCCGGCGTGCAGCACATTGTCTACACGTCCTTCATGGGTGCGGCGCCCGACGCCGTCTTCACGCTGGCCCGTGACCATGCCGCCACGGAGGAGTACATCGCCTCCAGTCAGGGCCTGGAGCACACGTTCCTGCGCGACTGCCTGTACCAGGACGTGCTTCCGACCTTTGTCCAGCCCGACGGCGTCATGCGCGGTCCGGCGGGAGAGGGGAGTTTCGCCCCGGTGGCGCGGAGGGATGTTGCCCGCACAGCCGTGAAGATCCTGTTGTCACCGGAGCAGCACCGGAACCGCGCCTACACCCTGACCGGCCCCGCCGAGCTGAGCATGGAAGAGGTTGCCGGCATCCTGTCCCGGGCGACCGGAACCCCCGTGAGGTACCAGGCGGAAACCTATGACGAGGCCGTGGCCTCCCGAATGAAGAGCGGCGCCGCCCGATGGCAGGCGGAGGCATGGGCCAGCAGCTACCAGGCCATTGCCGCGGGCCAGCTGGCACCGGCCAGCCCGGACATTGAACGGCTCACCGGTATTGCCCCGCTGGGGTTCGAGGATTACCTCCAGCAAACCCGTAACTGAACACCGCCTGGGAGTGCACCACGGGGCGTGCAGGGGATAGGGTCGAAGGTATGGAACACCACATGCCGTCGGACATCGCCCGCTTTCTTGCCGAGTGCACGGTGGGCGACATGGATGATGAAGCAACACCAGTAGCGGACCTGTACGGTATGTACATTATTTGGAGCGAGCAGCAGGGGACCGAGCCGCTGGCCGTGCAGGCGTTCTCCGCAGCGGTCCAGGGCGAGGGGATCGAGGCCGAGCGCCGGCGCAGCGAGCAGGTCTACACCGGACTCCTTCCCACCGGAGCCATCCCCATCCAGTACATCCTGGAAACGGACAAGGCGCCGGGCCCCAACAACAGCCTGGACACGTTCCTGGGCTAGCGCGTTCTGCTGCCGGTCCGGGAGTTTGCTGCCCGTTTGGGAAAAGCCTCCGCTGCGCAGCGGTTGGAATTTCCCAAACCGGCAGGATTTTTCCTAAACGGCAGCGATTCGGATGCCGTGAGTTCCAGCTGGAGCCCGGATCCCTGCATTCTGTCCGATTCCCTGCGGTTTGTCCGGGTTCCCGCGCCGCGCGGAGCAGGGATCCGGACAAACCGCAGGGATTTCCCCCAAACCGCAGGGGTCAAGGGACGCACAAAGAGAGCGGTTCGCGGGAGTACCGTAGTTTGCATGACTTCATATAACAGACTCGGAAATTCCGGCCTGACCGTCTCCACGGTCGGACTGGGTTGCAACAACCTGGGCCGTCCGGGGACGCCCACGGAATCGCAGGAGGGCACCGACGCCGTCGTCAATGCCGCCGTCGACGCCGGCATCACGCTTTTTGATGTGGCTGACGCCTACGGGCGTACCCCGGGGCTCAGCGAGGAAATGCTGGGCAAGGCGCTGGGCAACCGCCGCGACGACGTGGTGGTGGCAACCAAATTCGGCATGGACATGAAGGGTGTCAACGGCGCAGACTTCGGTGCCCGGGGATCCCGGCGGTACATCGTGAAGGCTGCTGAGGCTTCCCTGCGCCGCCTGAACACGGACTGGATTGACCTCTACCAGTTCCACACCCCGGACCCGCTGACGCCCATCGAGGAGACCCTTGCGGCCCTCGATGACCTGGTGACCAGCGGCAAGGTCCGGTACATCGGACACTCCAACCGAGCGGGATGGCAGATTGCCGAAGCGGAGTTTGTGGCCCGGATGGGCGGCTTCACACCGTTCATCTCCTCACAGAACCATTACAACCTGCTGGACCGCCGGGCCGAGCTGGAGGTCACTCCGGCCGCTGAAGCCTACGGATTGGGCGTGCTGCCCTACTTCCCACTGGCCAACGGCCTGCTCACGGGCAAATACAGCAGCGGCAAGGCTCCGGAAGGCAGCCGGTTGACGCACTCCCGGACCAACCTCCTGGAGAACGCGGACTTCGGGCAGCTTGGGGAGTTTGGCCGGTTCGCAGCCGAGCGCGGCCTCACCGAGGTGCAGGTGGCCTTCTCCTGGCTTGCCGCCCAGCCGTCGGTGGCCTCCGTGATTGCCGGTGCCACCAAGGTGGAGCAGGTGCAGCAGAATGCCGACGCCGTGTGCTGGGAGCCGTCGGAGAAGGACCTGGAAGAACTGGACCGGATCTTCCCGAAGACGCCGAAGGTTGCTTTGTTCTAAGCTCCTCTCGTCACCTTGGGTGGTCCGGAGGGTCCGGAACGGCGGCAACGAAAATCCCTTGCTCGCTTCAGTTCGCCGGGATTATTGAAGCCGCCTAACCCGGACCCGCCGGCCCCTCCAGCCGCTACGGACCCGCCGAAGCAGCGGGTGGGTCAGGCGGGCTTGGTGGCCTTGCCGTCGAGCCACAGGGTTTCGGAATCGTCCCGGTGTGTTCCCGTGGTGCCGACGTGTTTCTGGTCTATTTGGGCACCATTCTTAATGACGTGGACGAGTGCCATCCCGTGACCGCGTCCGATTCCGTAGTCGGTCTTGAGCCATTCGAGGATATCGCCGGCCTTGACGTTTCCTCCGCTGAACCCTTTCGCTGCGGCGATATCCACAAGCTGGCGGGGTGTTAGTCCTGTTTTTTCTTCAACTGCGTCGAGATAGGCCTGAAAAGACATCTAGTTGTCCTTTTCCCGTTCACGCCAGTACTCCTCCCGCCGCGCGCGGACGGGGCGTACCAGCAGGCTAATGAAAACGATACCGAGTGCGATCTCGATACCCAGCAGCATCCAGCTCCAGGGTTCGTCGAACGGAAGCAGGATGTAGAGCCAGCCAAAAACACATGCGCTGAGCATGAGCACCACCATCCGCTTGGCACGCTTCTGCGACCATGCTGGGTCCTGGCTCATGCAGGGAGGTTAGCGCGGGCGCAGCCTCCTGACCAGAGCGAACCGGCGTACCACCCGGCGGTTCAGGCGCGTGGCAGCACGCCCATGAGTGCCGAGGTGAAGGCGACCCGGAGGGCATCCTGCAGATCCACATGGAGTACGCCAAGTGCGGGCTCCTCGGCATAGGCGGCGAGGAGGCTGGCCGGCGCCGGAACGTAGGAGGACAGGGCGCCAGCCGTGACAAGGCTTATCAGGCAGAACCGCTGCGCACTGTCCCCGAGCTCGGGAACATGGCGCTGCACGAGTTCGGTCATGGTCTCGAGCCTGGCCAGCGAGGAACGTTTGTGCCGCTTGGCGACTTCGACTGAGACATTGTGCTCCAGGACGCCGCCCTGCGCGCCGAAGAGGTCGCACAGAACCGGACGGTCCGCCAATGACCTGCTGAGGATCCCGGCCAGCTGGTTCGTCCGTACTTCCGGTGCCGCAGATGACTCGATGCCTTCGGACAGCTCCTCTGCCAGCACGGCGAGCCAGCTGCCCAGGAAGTCGTCCAGCAGTTCCAACAGCACTGCCTCACGCGACTCGAAGTAGCGTAGGACATTTGACTTGGCCAGACCCACCCGACGGCTGAGCTCGTTGAGGCTCACCGCGGCCACGGGCATCTCGTTGAGCATGGAGGCCGCTGTATCCAGAATGGCCTGCCGGCGCATTTCCTTCTGCTCCTCGCTGCGTGCACGTTGGAATGTCACGAGGCGAGCCTACCTTACAGACCGGCGGTCTATTGACGTCTGATCGACCGCCTTCTAGGCTCGCTGCTACTAACAGACCGAAGGTACTTTAGGAGCGGGCCATGAATGACACCTGGAACGAACATTCCATCCCCGATCAGCAAGGCAGGGTGGCAGTTGTAACCGGAGCCAACACCGGACTTGGCTTCGAAACCGCCAGAATGCTTGCCGCGCGCGGGGCCGCGGTGGTCCTGGCCGTGCGTGATCTCCAGAAGGGCAAGCAGGCCGCTGCCCGCATCGCCGGTGACGTTACGGTGCAGGCGCTGGACATGACGTCCCTCGATTCGATCCGGTCCGCAGCGGACAGCATCCGGGCGGCCCACCCGAGCATTGATCTGTTGATCAATAATGCCGGGGTGATGTACACGCCGAAGGGGACCACAGTGGACGGCTTCGAGCTGCAGTTCGGCACCAACCACCTTGGCCACTTCGCCCTTACCGGGCTGCTGCTGGACCTGCTCCTGCCCGTACCCGGCTCGCGCGTCGTTACGGTCAGCAGCACCGGGCATCGTATCCGGGCGGCCATCCACTTCGATGACCTTCAATGGGAGCGCTCGTACAACCGCGTCGCCGCCTACGGTCAGGCCAAACTGGCCAACCTGATGTTCACGTACGAACTGCAGCGCCGGCTCGCGCCCTATGGCACGACGATCGCAGCCGCCGCCCATCCCGGCGTATCCAACACCGAACTCGCCCGGAATGCCCCCGCCGCGATTCGGATCCCCTTCTCCTGGCTCGCTCCGCTGCTCACCCAGAAGCCCGAAATGGGTGCCCTGCCCACCCTGCGTGCTGCCACCGACCCGGACGTAGCCGGCGGCCAGTACTACGGTCCGGGCAACCGGACCCAGACGAGGGGCTATCCGAAGCTGGTCACATCCAGCCCCGCCTCACATGACGTAGCCGTCCAGCAGCGCCTCTGGACCATTTCAGAGGAACTCACCGGAGTGAAATTTCCGCTGGGCTGAAGTCGCGGGCTCCGCAGTGGAGAAGATCGAAGTTGAAGCTGGGCCCGGGCGTTAACGAGAGCGCCGGACGGACCGGGTTAGGCGGCTTAGCTGGGCCCGGGCGTTAACGAAAGCGCCGGACGGACCGGGTTAGGCGGCTTTAATAATTCCTGCGAGTTCTGCGAGCAGGGATTTTCGTTGCCGCCGTTCCGGTCCGCCCGGCGCGGACAGGCGCGGGCGAAGCGAACGGACTAACTAAGCAGCAGCCGCCGCATGGAATTTCTTGCCGTTCACGCGCTCGGACGCACCGACACGGTCCAGGTACGGCGTGATGCCGCCCAGGTGCATCGGCCAGCCGGCACCGAGGATCATGCACAGGTCGATGTCCTCCGGAGCTGCGACAACGCCCTCTTCGAGCATGAGTCCGATTTCCTCGGCCAGGGCATCCTGCGTGCGGCGCAGGACTTCCTCGGAGGTGGAAGGCGTGGTGCCGAAGTCCAGCATCGCCAGGGTTTCCTCGGGAATGTAGGCGTTGCCGTCCTCGTCCTTCTGCCACAGGGACTTGATGCCGGCGTCGATGAGCTTCTGCGAGTTCTTCGAGAGCCAGAAGCGCTCACCGAAGGCCGAGTGCAGCGATTCCTGCACATGCTGTCCCACCGGCAGGCCCACGAGGGCGAGCAGGGTGAACGGAGACATCGGCAGGCCCATCGGACGCAGTGCGTTGTCCGCGGTGGCGGCGTCGGTGCCCTCGTCGAAGACCATGGTGATCTCGCCGAACATACGGCCCAGGATGCGGTTCACCACGAAAGCGGCGGCATCCTTGACCAGCACGGCGGTCTTCTTCAGCTGCTTGGCCAGGACAAAGGCGGTGGCCAGCACGGCGTCGTCGGTCTTGGGTGCGCGCACGATTTCCAGCAACGGCATGACGGCGACCGGGTTGAAGAAGTGGAAGCCGACCACGCGTTCCGGGTGCTGCAGGTCCGCGGCCATTTCCGTCACTGAGAGCG
Encoded proteins:
- a CDS encoding SDR family oxidoreductase codes for the protein MADNVPALAVTGATGALGGAVARMLAEAGVRQRLLARHTARLPELPNTPVFAASYLDRPQAVSALRGVHTLFMVSAAESPHRVEDHCTFVDAAVDAGVQHIVYTSFMGAAPDAVFTLARDHAATEEYIASSQGLEHTFLRDCLYQDVLPTFVQPDGVMRGPAGEGSFAPVARRDVARTAVKILLSPEQHRNRAYTLTGPAELSMEEVAGILSRATGTPVRYQAETYDEAVASRMKSGAARWQAEAWASSYQAIAAGQLAPASPDIERLTGIAPLGFEDYLQQTRN
- a CDS encoding SDR family NAD(P)-dependent oxidoreductase, with product MNDTWNEHSIPDQQGRVAVVTGANTGLGFETARMLAARGAAVVLAVRDLQKGKQAAARIAGDVTVQALDMTSLDSIRSAADSIRAAHPSIDLLINNAGVMYTPKGTTVDGFELQFGTNHLGHFALTGLLLDLLLPVPGSRVVTVSSTGHRIRAAIHFDDLQWERSYNRVAAYGQAKLANLMFTYELQRRLAPYGTTIAAAAHPGVSNTELARNAPAAIRIPFSWLAPLLTQKPEMGALPTLRAATDPDVAGGQYYGPGNRTQTRGYPKLVTSSPASHDVAVQQRLWTISEELTGVKFPLG
- a CDS encoding class I SAM-dependent RNA methyltransferase: MSIELTIGAPAHGGHFVARHEGRVVFVRHGLPGERVRVRLTESGEDAKFWRADVVEVLEAAEGRREHFWREADALRAAARGKLPVGGAEFGHIDLPVQRRLKAEVFAEQLRRLGGTDLVPEVEPALEESADGLGWRTRVSFSVAPSGRLAMHAHRSDELIPVEAMPLASESINALRLWETDFTGIDRVEVAAPAAGGQPLVLLIPAAGTHPRIPARIAGNLPDGVSVAAWNPESHELTRLKGRTWVQETVLGHDYRVTGAGFWQIHRSAPQTLAAAVLDGLQVQSGESVADLYAGAGLFTAPLAAAAGESGRVLSVEGSPGASRDARKNLFAAPQVQISQGRVDKMLQDAGDLDVVLLDPPRVGAGKAVVQQIDAAAPRVVGYVSCDPASFSRDLGYFRAAGWEMDSLRVFDLYPHTHHMESFAVLRKR
- a CDS encoding DUF4287 domain-containing protein translates to MSFQAYLDAVEEKTGLTPRQLVDIAAAKGFSGGNVKAGDILEWLKTDYGIGRGHGMALVHVIKNGAQIDQKHVGTTGTHRDDSETLWLDGKATKPA
- a CDS encoding aldo/keto reductase is translated as MTSYNRLGNSGLTVSTVGLGCNNLGRPGTPTESQEGTDAVVNAAVDAGITLFDVADAYGRTPGLSEEMLGKALGNRRDDVVVATKFGMDMKGVNGADFGARGSRRYIVKAAEASLRRLNTDWIDLYQFHTPDPLTPIEETLAALDDLVTSGKVRYIGHSNRAGWQIAEAEFVARMGGFTPFISSQNHYNLLDRRAELEVTPAAEAYGLGVLPYFPLANGLLTGKYSSGKAPEGSRLTHSRTNLLENADFGQLGEFGRFAAERGLTEVQVAFSWLAAQPSVASVIAGATKVEQVQQNADAVCWEPSEKDLEELDRIFPKTPKVALF
- a CDS encoding aconitate hydratase, translating into MTNVDSFGSKGVLDVKGSEYEIFRLNSVEGAQSLPFSLKVLLENLLRTEDGANITADHVRALAQWDADAEPSTEIQFTPARVIMQDFTGVPCIVDLATMREAVADLGGDPKRVNPLAPAEMVIDHSVQIDAFGNSGALERNMEIEYQRNGERYQFLRWGQTAFDDFKVVPPGMGIVHQVNIEYLARTVMTREVDGVLRAYPDTCVGTDSHTTMVNGLGVLGWGVGGIEAEAAMLGQPVSMLIPRVVGFKLTGEIPAGATATDVVLTITEMLRKHGVVGKFVEFYGEGVGAVPLANRATIGNMSPEFGSTAAIFPIDDVTLEYLRLTGRSEENVALVEAYAKEQGLWHDPSKEIKYSEYLELDLSTVVSSIAGPKRPQDRVELTNAKTQFRNDLKNYVHETVEAENGTVDETLEETFPASDAPSFNANATTVEDHDHDLVAEADAPAERATNSVPVTMADGRSFELDHGAVTIASITSCTNTSNPSVMMAAAVLARNAVDKGLASKPWVKTSVAPGSKVVTDYYEKSGLIPYLEKLGFFVVGYGCATCIGNSGPLEEEISEAINEADLAVTAVLSGNRNFEGRINPDVKMNYLASPPLVVAYALAGTMDFDFENDPLGQDEAGNDIFLKDIWPNPVEVQQIIDASIDQKMFSDSYNTIFEGDERWKSLPTPEGATFEWDAESTYVRKPPYFEGMKAEPEPVSDIEGARVLLKLGDSVTTDHISPAGSFKSDTPAGKYLLEHGVARKDFNSYGSRRGNHEVMIRGTFANIRIKNQLLDGVEGGFTRDFSQADAPQAAVYDAAMNYQAAGTPLVVLAGKEYGSGSSRDWAAKGTALLGVKAVVAESYERIHRSNLIGMGVLPLQYPAGVNAESLGLTGTETFSVEGVTELNNGTTPKTVKVTATPENGEAITFDAVLRIDTPGEADYYRNGGILQYVLRQISAK
- the dxs gene encoding 1-deoxy-D-xylulose-5-phosphate synthase; translation: MGLLETIRDPRDLSRLSLTQLKRLAEEIRSFLITNVAQTGGHLGPNLGVVELTMGIHRVFDSPRDSIVFDTGHQSYVHKILTGRQDFATLRQQGGMSGYPSRAESVHDIVESSHASSSLSWADGISRARQLSGEGDRYTVVMVGDGALTGGMAWEALNNIAADQRRRVVIVVNDNGRSYAPTIGGLADYLASLRPTIDAVRTHHAYENTLGWWRDRLQKGGPAGRFAYRSLHAAKKGIKDWWTPQGLFEDLGMKYVGPIDGHDLDAVERALHKAKNYAGPVIVHAMTEKGRGYAPARAHEADQFHAVGIIDPETGAPVEPGSKESWTSVFATEIAEIADERTDIVGITGAMLIPVGLHRFAERHPDRVFDVGIAEQHALTSAAGMAFGGLHPVVALYATFLNRAFDQLLMDVALHKAGVTIVLDRAGVTGPDGASHHGMWDMSMLQIVPGLHLAAPRDATRLKEELREAVAISDAPSVVRFSKGTVGSDIDAVERTSDGVDILARRPTGDSSNDVLIVSVGAMADMALDVADRLGAQGISSTVVDPRWVLPVPRSIIRIAADHRIVIVIEDGVRAGGVGSRIRQEMRAAGVDTALNEVGLPAEFLDHGSRSEVLERVGLTARQIANDVVAQVLGTKVPFARPLPGSEMPTGQVPKIQ
- a CDS encoding TetR/AcrR family transcriptional regulator, translated to MTFQRARSEEQKEMRRQAILDTAASMLNEMPVAAVSLNELSRRVGLAKSNVLRYFESREAVLLELLDDFLGSWLAVLAEELSEGIESSAAPEVRTNQLAGILSRSLADRPVLCDLFGAQGGVLEHNVSVEVAKRHKRSSLARLETMTELVQRHVPELGDSAQRFCLISLVTAGALSSYVPAPASLLAAYAEEPALGVLHVDLQDALRVAFTSALMGVLPRA